A single genomic interval of Corylus avellana chromosome ca10, CavTom2PMs-1.0 harbors:
- the LOC132162787 gene encoding uncharacterized protein LOC132162787: protein MGGECFPFTMQVVRGRWFTVYASMLVMCGAGTTYIYSLYNKNIKLLGYDEDEMSNIAFYKDVGSCLAVFNGLIVEVIPTWLGLFLGAIMNFGGYFMIWLAVTGRISKPTIWQMYFYIAVAANAPNFSATIAIVKSVQNFPVSRGVVLGLMKGLVGLGVPIITQVYYGIYDNDSKGLVLLCALLPTAVSLLFMFTIRNLKNGRQPNELRVFLNLFYLTILLALFLMVMTLLEKHIDLTAAVHTTSAIAVSVILFLPLLLVIKEEFSIWKVQKQPPMNVNIPPTHHLGTNEKHPDQLQENSEQKGMSCFANIFNKPERGEDHTILQAILSIDMFYIFLVTLCGYGSALTSFDQLRAIGLSLGYEDPLVNSIITLAGVWSYFGRVYSGFISELLLMKWKLPRSVMMSVILLLHSIGLLLVAFPTIKGTYYVASLIIGFTLGAQVPINLAMISELFGLKYFATLLNCAQITTPLWVYLMNTELTKTLYATEAREAAKKLHPGNDPSTLKELSCTGDQCFRVSFSILATIALIGALISLQFARRTREFYKSDIYKRFRVQRYSRGDTYKRFKGETYVKFGRGVKTTETEMVQS, encoded by the exons ATGGGAGGGGAGTGTTTCCCATTTACGATGCAAGTGGTAAGAGGCAGATGGTTCACAGTTTATGCCTCCATGTTGGTCATGTGCGGGGCTGGAACAACCTACATCTATAGTCTCtacaacaaaaatattaaacttCTTGGATATGATGAAGACGAAATGAGTAATATAGCTTTTTACAAAGATGTTGGATCATGCCTGGCGGTTTTCAATGGCCTCATTGTTGAGGTGATACCAACATGGCTAGGGCTCTTCCTCGGCGCCATCATGAACTTCGGGGGCTATTTCATGATATGGCTTGCCGTCACGGGCCGTATTTCCAAGCCAACTATTTGGCAGATGTACTTTTATATTGCGGTGGCAGCCAACGCTCCCAACTTTTCAGCCACAATAGCTATTGTCAAATCCGTCCAGAACTTCCCGGTGAGTCGAGGCGTTGTTTTGGGTCTAATGAAGGGTCTCGTTGGGCTTGGCGTTCCTATCATAACCCAAGTTTACTATG GTATATATGACAATGATTCAAAAGGTCTTGTTCTTCTCTGTGCATTACTCCCAACTGCAGTATCACTCCTGTTTATGTTCACAATCCGGAATCTGAAGAATGGAAGGCAACCGAACGAGCTGAGGGTGttcttgaatttattttatttaacaatcTTGCTTGCACTTTTTCTCATGGTCATGACTTTGCTTGAGAAACATATTGATCTCACCGCAGCAGTCCATACAACAAGTGCCATCGCAGTCAGTGTTATCCTCTTCCTCCCGCTCCTTCTTGTCATCAAAGAAGAGTTTTCCATCTGGAAAGTTCAAAAACAACCACCAATGAATGTGAATATTCCTCCTACTCATCATCTGGGAACCAATGAGAAACATCCTGATCAGCTACAAGAGAATTCGGAGCAAAAAGGAATGTCTTGTTTTGCAAACATCTTCAACAAACCAGAAAGAGGAGAAGACCACACCATCTTGCAAGCAATTCTAAGCATCGACATGTTTTACATCTTCCTTGTTACTTTATGTGGATACGGTTCGGCCTTAACATCCTTTGATCAATTACGAGCCATTGGATTATCACTCGGTTATGAAGATCCACTTGTCAACTCCATCATCACACTAGCAGGTGTGTGGAGTTATTTTGGGAGGGTTTACTCTGGTTTCATCTCTGAACTTCTGCTTATGAAATGGAAGCTTCCCCGGTCGGTGATGATGTCAGTTATTCTTCTTCTACACAGCATTGGTCTGCTCCTCGTCGCCTTCCCAACAATCAAGGGCACATACTACGTGGCATCACTGATCATTGGATTCACACTTGGCGCACAAGTACCAATAAATTTGGCAATGATTTCTGAGTTATTTGGCCTCAAGTACTTTGCTACATTGCTCAATTGTGCACAAATCACAACACCTCTTTGGGTGTATCTGATGAATACAGAACTTACTAAAACCCTTTATGCAACAGAGGCAAGAGAGGCAGCCAAGAAGCTGCATCCGGGAAATGATCCATCAACTTTGAAGGAGTTGAGTTGCACGGGAGACCAGTGTTTCAGGGTATCCTTCTCCATTTTGGCTACCATTGCGTTAATAGGAGCTCTTATCTCTCTTCAATTCGCGAGGAGAACTCGAGAATTTTACAAAAGTGACATTTATAAGCGGTTTAGAGTTCAAAGATATAGTAGGGGTGATACATATAAAAGGTTTAAAGGTGAAACATATGTGAAGTTTGGAAGAGGGGTAAAGACCACAGAGACTGAAATGGTTCAATCATGA